One window of the Clostridium sp. MB40-C1 genome contains the following:
- a CDS encoding SMEK domain-containing protein, protein MIKSAAIIDEIVQYLSILKYYIEIENKIEYFDINKKSEDFFCELLNLVYNLELKNLNKLQVNFPAIDIADNKKRICYQITSTSTIEKIRHTLNKFREKKLYEEYDCINIFILGNKNNHRTKLVYKEFKFNYKDNLLDINDLAKEIAKKSRIELDNILEFFETEFSDSIIKKIQKSDDDKSIYISETTLEDKHICYYAYGLGKVRIDAYLPTNIEQQLSCRILFKQPGLSDCMFSFDESLTKTILFIDSDKGLIDKRQFIWYIDGDKVGVKFPNNRFITDKETAQQLCILISKLHKYYSARKQSLCNVVGATNFKEENGGEFKIIRMPISIWSAMVDFAQKHDHFSGDTKWHIFRPLNLLKKNHIIIYKNHLNITKGDILAELHVKDISSYYVDIIWKQGYTPLLNKMDGFDNIIKWKADFTHNWILNEFVPYIFYLNITKSRSVFERLCKNKVTFEEFKTTFSYSAYNIESLALKNSETRS, encoded by the coding sequence GTGATAAAGTCAGCAGCTATAATTGATGAAATAGTACAGTACTTAAGTATTTTAAAATATTATATTGAAATTGAAAATAAAATAGAATATTTTGATATTAACAAAAAAAGTGAAGATTTTTTTTGTGAGCTATTAAATTTAGTGTACAATTTAGAATTAAAAAATTTGAACAAACTTCAAGTTAATTTTCCAGCGATAGATATAGCTGATAATAAAAAACGAATTTGTTATCAGATAACATCAACTTCTACTATAGAGAAAATAAGACATACATTAAATAAATTCAGAGAAAAAAAACTGTATGAAGAATATGACTGTATTAACATTTTTATACTTGGAAACAAAAATAACCATAGAACGAAATTAGTATATAAAGAATTTAAGTTTAATTATAAAGATAATTTACTTGATATAAATGATTTGGCAAAAGAAATTGCAAAGAAAAGTAGAATTGAATTAGATAATATTTTGGAATTTTTTGAAACTGAATTTAGTGATAGCATAATTAAAAAGATTCAGAAATCAGATGACGATAAAAGTATTTATATTAGTGAAACAACTCTAGAAGATAAGCATATTTGCTATTATGCCTATGGATTAGGTAAAGTAAGGATAGATGCATATTTACCTACAAATATAGAACAGCAATTGTCTTGTAGGATTCTTTTTAAACAACCTGGTTTATCTGATTGTATGTTTTCCTTTGATGAAAGTTTAACTAAAACTATATTATTCATTGATAGTGATAAGGGACTTATCGACAAACGACAATTTATTTGGTACATAGATGGTGATAAGGTGGGGGTTAAGTTCCCAAATAATCGTTTTATAACTGATAAAGAAACTGCACAACAACTATGTATATTAATTAGTAAATTACATAAATATTATTCAGCAAGAAAACAAAGCTTATGTAATGTTGTTGGTGCTACTAATTTTAAAGAAGAAAATGGAGGAGAATTTAAAATAATAAGAATGCCTATAAGTATTTGGAGTGCAATGGTAGACTTTGCGCAAAAACATGATCATTTTTCTGGAGATACTAAATGGCATATTTTTCGTCCACTTAATCTACTCAAAAAGAATCACATAATTATTTATAAAAATCATCTAAATATAACTAAGGGGGATATTTTAGCAGAGCTACATGTTAAAGATATCAGTAGTTATTATGTTGATATAATTTGGAAGCAGGGTTATACACCTTTACTAAACAAAATGGATGGATTCGACAATATAATAAAGTGGAAAGCGGATTTTACACATAACTGGATTTTAAATGAATTTGTTCCGTATATTTTTTACTTAAATATTACAAAGAGTAGAAGTGTTTTTGAACGCTTATGTAAAAATAAAGTTACATTTGAAGAGTTTAAAACTACATTTAGCTATTCAGCATATAATATAGAATCTCTTGCTTTAAAAAATAGTGAAACTAGATCATAG